The DNA sequence CGTGATGATGGCGATTTTCTTGCCGCTGTAGATGTTTTTGATTTCTTCCGGAAGACGGTGGCGCAAGCCATTTTCGATCAGGATCGTGTAGCTGTTTTTGCCGAGTCCTACATGTAATTCAGCCATTGTTTCACTCCTTATTCAGATATGGTTAAAAGAAAAGCGGAACGGGTTCGTTCAGGGCTAACCCGTGAAGCTAGCCAACGCGTTGAAGTGCGCGGAAAGTTCTTCCTTTATTTTACCGCATCCAAATGTTTTCCTTCAATAGCAATCAGTTGTTTTACAACAACCATCAATTCCTCGAATTCATTCGGATTCAAACATTGTTGGCCATCGCTCCATGCGTTCTCAGGATCATGATGGATCTCAATCATCAGACCGTTCGCTCCGGACATGACTGCCGATTTGGACATGGATGGCACCAAGTAAGAAGAACCGCCGGCGTGGCTTGGATCGATGACGATCGGCAAGTGGGATAATTTCTGGATGACCGGAACAGCCTGGATATCCAAAGTATTGCGTGTTTCCGTTTCAAATGTACGGATGCCGCGTTCGCAAAGGATGACGTTTTCGTTCCCTTCGGACATGATGTATTCAGCCGACATCAACCATTCTTCGTAAGTTGCCGACAAACCGCGCTTCAACAGGACCGGCGTCTTTGTCTTGCCGACTTCCTTCAACAGGTCGAAATTCTGCATATTGCGGGCACCGATTTGGATCAGATCGACATCCGCTTCGAATTCGTCGACGAATTTCGTGGACATCAATTCCGTTACGATCGGCAA is a window from the uncultured Trichococcus sp. genome containing:
- the aroF gene encoding 3-deoxy-7-phosphoheptulonate synthase yields the protein MIIILKKTAKQEEINELTKRLTDKGVIVSPVIGETMTILGLVGDTSRVSMDTIQQHHIVERVLKVQEPYKKANRKFHPDDTVVEIDGQRIGNGYFGVIAGPCSVEGEEQIISIAQRAKAAGANFLRGGAFKPRTSPYSFQGLELEGLRLLKLAKEATGLPIVTELMSTKFVDEFEADVDLIQIGARNMQNFDLLKEVGKTKTPVLLKRGLSATYEEWLMSAEYIMSEGNENVILCERGIRTFETETRNTLDIQAVPVIQKLSHLPIVIDPSHAGGSSYLVPSMSKSAVMSGANGLMIEIHHDPENAWSDGQQCLNPNEFEELMVVVKQLIAIEGKHLDAVK